A stretch of Aedes aegypti strain LVP_AGWG chromosome 2, AaegL5.0 Primary Assembly, whole genome shotgun sequence DNA encodes these proteins:
- the LOC5575897 gene encoding anaphase-promoting complex subunit 5, translating into MSAKKEPETIGFWLPNQSGSTPKMDILTPHKLAVVFLIQEYLSLKKTAEDTPQLEFTARDRRKFCMLLLKLIQYPDMAYKDLYGLLTSPVYGIHRAHLEEFEKLMKMLKTVGIEILFDLYTVIEKLITDNASSYQIGIVGLYLRRVFVTLDKMNFPEFMALYKNSVAYYEKGVRAVQISSSAFSNSESFMKLEAQTVYKDRNSSSKWSTKQAELFVAQQSTLLQSNEMDALKPKEMQTRLNEIVHDHPLYSQAYFLSYLNSVRVRDFFNAVDALHRSFDRNTLNSMALAQDNKEYQYSALNLAILHAQFNHNEEALASLKECIMLAQENSDKICLQLAHAWLCLLDSSKPHFSEKNIANKELITLVHSISLGIQSLVKSSAATGYTPAKLFEVLLKSDILNCQTSMIDLIANGIAERAALWAMYGKNEVSSLCSQLLLNSDLKSLGKTYNGEGICQALCSLIIWLALQGEFHLALIVLKHTRERFPRYPLSKSWMTVDHFISSMQAIFRAEWTDASNACYQLYTLDKHLSLLQRARLALARLNVKSADLLLRKLLDDDTIEPLTRTRALLLTAHLLTLTPATTKMEVVNVLNEALAIANKNYLDYEKALIEMHFAHVLLTMKLPHQALKSVRTCLENILANGGIYDKAKVLFLFVKCILAVEQSPANKIAKIGKCVPMLEQAVEHFQKLECYVKVKDVYIFLATFYNDMEMPEERNKYAYKYRQIEEQYPTAREYLDLFF; encoded by the exons CTGATCCAGTATCCGGACATGGCGTACAAGGATCTGTATGGTTTGCTGACCTCGCCGGTTTATGGAATCCACCGGGCCCACTTGGAAGAGTTTGAAAAGCTGATGAAAATGCTGAAGACCGTGGGAATCGAG ATTTTGTTCGACTTGTACACCGTGATAGAGAAACTAATCACAGATAATGCGAGCAGCTACCAAATCGGAATCGTTGGCTTATACTTGCGCCGCGTGTTCGTCACATTGGACAAAATGAACTTCCCGGAATTTATGGCCCTGTACAAAAATTCGGTTGCCTACTACGAAAAAGGCGTTAGAGCGGTGCAGATATCGAGCAGTGCTTTCTCGAACAGCGAGAGCTTCATGAAACTGGAAGCGCAGACAGTCTACAAGGACAGAAATTCCAGTTCCAAATGGTCAACAAAACAGGCGGAACTGTTCGTTGCCCAGCAGAGCACTCTGCTGCAGAGTAATGAGATGGATGCGTTGAAGCCAAAGGAAATGCAAACCAGGTTGAATGAGATTGTTCATGACCATCCGTTGTATTCGCAGGCGTATTTCCTGAGCTATTTGAACAGCGTTCGAGTGAGAGATTTCTTCAATGCTGTTGATGCATTACATCGGTCGTTCGATAGAAATACTCTGAACTCGATGGCCCTTGCTCAGGATAACAAAGAATATCAGTATTCTGCGTTGAATTTAGCAATCTTACATGCTCAGTTCAACCACAATGAAGAAGCACTTGCAAGTCTTAAAGAGTGTATCATGCTGGCTCAGGAGAACAGCGATAAGATCTGCCTGCAGTTAGCACATGCCTGGCTCTGCCTTCTGGACTCCAGTAAGCCCCATTTTTCTGAAAAGAACATCGCTAACAAGGAACTTATTACGCTGGTACATTCCATTTCTCTCGGAATTCAATCGCTGGTGAAATCATCTGCTGCTACCGGTTACACACCGGCTAAATTGTTCGAGGTATTGCTGAAAAGCGATATCCTCAACTGCCAAACTTCCATGATAGACCTGATCGCCAACGGAATTGCGGAAAGGGCCGCCCTATGGGCTATGTACGGCAAAAACGAAGTATCCTCGCTCTGTTCGCAGTTGTTGCTCAACTCGGATCTGAAATCATTGGGTAAAACCTACAATGGCGAAGGAATTTGCCAAGCTCTCTGCTCGTTGATCATTTGGTTAGCGCTTCAAGGCGAGTTTCATTTAGCTCTGATTGTTCTGAAGCACACCAGAGAGCGATTCCCGCGGTATCCGCTGTCGAAATCGTGGATGACCGTCGACCATTTCATCAGTTCGATGCAGGCCATTTTCCGAGCAGAGTGGACTGACGCCAGCAATGCGTGTTACCAACTTTACACCTTGGACAAACATCTGTCTCTTCTGCAGCGAGCCCGCTTAGCGCTGGCTCGACTCAACGTCAAGTCCGCTGACTTGCTACTTCGTAAATTGCTCGACGACGACACGATAGAGCCTCTCACCCGAACCAGGGCCCTTCTGCTAACCGCACACCTGCTCACTCTTACCCCTGCCACAACCAAAATGGAGGTGGTCAACGTCCTGAACGAGGCCCTGGCCATCGCCAACAAAAACTACCTAGACTACGAAAAGGCCCTCATCGAAATGCATTTCGCACACGTTCTCCTGACGATGAAACTCCCGCACCAGGCACTGAAATCCGTCCGAACTTGCCTGGAGAACATCCTGGCCAATGGTGGCATCTACGACAAGGCCAAGGTCCTGTTTCTGTTCGTGAAATGTATCCTCGCCGTGGAGCAAAGCCCCGCCAACAAAATTGCCAAAATCGGCAAATGTGTCCCCATGCTGGAGCAGGCCGTCGAGCACTTCCAAAAGTTGGAGTGCTACGTCAAGGTGAAGGATGTGTATATTTTCCTCGCCACGTTCTACAACGATATGGAGATGCCCGAGGAACGCAACAAGTACGCGTACAAGTACCGGCAAATCGAGGAGCAGTACCCGACGGCACGTGAGTATTTGGATTTGTTCTTCTAA